The Streptococcus toyakuensis genome has a window encoding:
- a CDS encoding heavy metal translocating P-type ATPase, with amino-acid sequence MTEIVKASLENGVQKIRITADKGYHPAHIQLQKGVPAEITFHRLTPSNCYKEILFEEEGLLEPIGVDEEKTIRFTPQELGQHEFSCGMKMQKGSYTVVEKTRKSLSLLQRFWITSIFTVPLVILMIGMSTGGISHQVMRWGTFLATTPIMLVAGGPYIQSAWASFKKHNANMDTLVALGTLVAYFYSLVALFAGLPVYFESAAFIFFFVLMGAVFEEKMRKNTSQAVEKLLDLQAKTAEVLREDNYVQVPLEQVKVGDLIRVRPGEKIAVDGVVVEGISSIDESMVTGESLPVDKTVGDTVIGSTINNSGTLVFRAEKVGSETVLAQIVDFVKKAQTSRAPIQDLTDKISGIFVPAVVILGIVTFWVWFVLLRDSVVVLGASFVSSLLYGVAVLIIACPCALGLATPTALMVGTGRSAKMGVLLKNGTVLQEIQKVQTIVFDKTGTLTEGKPVVTDIIGDEVEVLGLAASLEEASQHPLAEAIVKRATETGLELHTVENFQALHGKGVSGQINGKQVLLGNAKMLDGMDISSTYQEKLEQLEKEAKTVVFLAVENEIKGLLALQDIPKENAKLAISQLKKRGLKTVMLTGDNAGVARAIADQIGIEEVIAGVLPEEKAHEIHKLQASGKVAFVGDGINDAPALSVADVGIAMGAGTDIAIESADLVLTTNNLLGVVRAFDMSKKTFNRILLNLFWAFIYNVAGIPIAAGVFSGVGLALNPELAGLAMAFSSVSVLTSSLLLNFSKID; translated from the coding sequence ATGACTGAAATTGTAAAAGCAAGTCTTGAAAATGGTGTTCAAAAAATCCGTATCACGGCAGACAAAGGCTACCATCCAGCCCACATTCAACTGCAAAAAGGAGTTCCTGCTGAGATCACCTTTCACCGTTTGACACCTTCAAACTGTTATAAGGAAATTCTGTTTGAAGAAGAAGGCCTCTTGGAACCAATCGGCGTGGATGAAGAGAAGACAATTCGTTTTACCCCTCAAGAATTAGGTCAACATGAATTTTCTTGTGGTATGAAGATGCAAAAGGGAAGTTATACAGTTGTTGAGAAGACTCGAAAATCTCTATCACTTTTACAGCGTTTTTGGATTACTAGTATCTTTACTGTGCCTCTTGTAATCCTCATGATTGGGATGTCGACAGGAGGAATTAGTCACCAAGTCATGCGTTGGGGCACCTTTTTAGCCACAACACCGATTATGCTAGTAGCAGGTGGTCCTTATATCCAAAGTGCTTGGGCTAGTTTTAAAAAGCACAATGCCAACATGGATACCTTGGTTGCTCTGGGAACCCTAGTGGCCTATTTCTATAGCTTAGTTGCCCTCTTCGCTGGCCTCCCCGTTTACTTTGAAAGTGCTGCCTTTATCTTCTTCTTCGTTCTTATGGGAGCCGTTTTTGAGGAGAAAATGCGGAAAAATACTTCCCAAGCTGTGGAGAAATTACTTGACTTGCAGGCTAAAACAGCAGAAGTATTGCGTGAGGATAACTATGTTCAAGTCCCTTTGGAGCAAGTCAAGGTAGGTGACCTGATTCGAGTGCGTCCCGGTGAAAAGATTGCGGTTGATGGTGTCGTAGTAGAAGGTATCTCTAGTATTGATGAGTCTATGGTGACAGGTGAGAGTCTGCCTGTGGACAAGACAGTTGGAGATACCGTCATTGGTTCAACCATCAATAATAGTGGAACACTTGTTTTTAGAGCAGAAAAAGTTGGTTCAGAGACTGTTTTGGCTCAGATTGTGGATTTTGTGAAGAAAGCTCAGACAAGTCGTGCGCCGATTCAGGACTTGACGGATAAAATTTCAGGGATTTTTGTTCCAGCAGTTGTCATTTTAGGGATTGTGACCTTTTGGGTTTGGTTCGTCTTGCTCAGGGATAGTGTAGTTGTGCTTGGAGCGAGCTTTGTGTCTTCGCTTCTCTATGGAGTAGCAGTTCTGATTATTGCCTGCCCTTGTGCATTGGGACTTGCAACACCGACAGCCCTTATGGTGGGGACAGGTCGCAGTGCCAAGATGGGAGTTCTCCTCAAAAATGGAACGGTTCTACAGGAAATCCAGAAAGTCCAAACTATTGTTTTTGATAAGACAGGAACTTTGACGGAAGGGAAACCTGTGGTCACAGATATCATCGGCGACGAAGTAGAAGTGCTTGGATTGGCAGCTTCCTTGGAAGAAGCTTCTCAACACCCATTGGCTGAGGCTATTGTTAAGCGAGCGACTGAAACTGGACTTGAGCTTCACACTGTGGAAAATTTCCAAGCCTTGCACGGAAAAGGTGTTTCAGGGCAAATCAATGGAAAACAAGTTTTGCTTGGAAATGCTAAAATGCTGGATGGCATGGATATTTCTAGCACTTATCAGGAAAAACTAGAACAACTGGAAAAAGAAGCTAAGACAGTTGTGTTCTTGGCTGTTGAGAATGAAATCAAAGGCTTGCTTGCTCTGCAAGATATTCCTAAGGAAAATGCTAAGCTTGCCATCAGTCAGTTGAAAAAACGAGGTCTTAAAACAGTCATGCTGACAGGAGACAATGCTGGTGTGGCGCGTGCCATTGCCGATCAGATCGGAATCGAAGAGGTCATTGCAGGTGTCTTGCCAGAGGAAAAAGCTCATGAAATCCATAAACTACAAGCGTCTGGCAAAGTAGCCTTTGTTGGGGATGGTATCAATGACGCTCCTGCCCTTAGTGTAGCAGATGTGGGGATTGCTATGGGAGCTGGAACAGATATTGCCATCGAGTCAGCAGATTTGGTGTTGACAACTAATAACCTCCTAGGAGTGGTTCGTGCTTTTGACATGAGTAAGAAAACCTTTAATCGAATTCTGCTCAATCTTTTCTGGGCCTTTATCTACAATGTCGCCGGAATTCCGATTGCAGCAGGAGTCTTTTCAGGTGTTGGACTGGCTCTCAACCCAGAACTGGCAGGACTAGCCATGGCCTTTAGTTCTGTATCCGTTCTGACCAGTTCACTCTTACTAAACTTTAGTAAAATAGACTAA
- a CDS encoding cupredoxin domain-containing protein: protein MLNIIVTIICIALIAFILFWFFKKPEKSGQKAQQKNGYQEIRVEVMGGYTPELIILKKSVPARIVFDRKDPSPCLDQIVFPDFGVHADLPMGEEYVVEITPEQAGEYGFSCGMNMMHGKMIVE, encoded by the coding sequence ATGTTGAATATTATTGTAACCATTATTTGTATTGCCCTTATCGCGTTTATCTTGTTTTGGTTTTTCAAAAAGCCTGAAAAATCTGGACAAAAGGCCCAGCAAAAAAACGGCTACCAAGAGATTCGAGTGGAGGTCATGGGGGGCTATACGCCTGAGTTGATTATCCTCAAGAAATCAGTGCCAGCCCGCATTGTCTTTGACCGCAAAGATCCTTCACCATGTTTGGATCAGATCGTATTTCCAGACTTTGGTGTACATGCGGATCTGCCAATGGGGGAAGAGTATGTAGTGGAAATCACGCCTGAGCAGGCTGGAGAGTATGGTTTCTCTTGTGGCATGAATATGATGCACGGTAAGATGATTGTAGAATAG
- a CDS encoding CopY/TcrY family copper transport repressor yields MQISDAEWQVMKIIWMQGEQTSTDLIRVLAERFDWSKSTIQTLLARLVEKECLTRKKEGKSFVYSALLTLDQSRDLLVQDIKDKVCSRRIKNLLADLIAECDFTQADLEDLEAVISEKKSSAVTEVKCNCM; encoded by the coding sequence ATGCAGATTTCAGATGCAGAATGGCAGGTCATGAAGATTATTTGGATGCAAGGAGAGCAGACTAGTACGGATTTGATCAGGGTTCTGGCGGAGCGGTTCGACTGGTCCAAGTCGACCATTCAAACTCTTTTGGCTCGTTTGGTTGAGAAAGAGTGTTTGACTCGGAAAAAAGAAGGCAAGTCTTTTGTTTATTCAGCCCTTTTAACTTTGGACCAAAGTCGGGATTTACTTGTCCAAGATATAAAGGACAAGGTTTGTTCCCGTAGGATTAAGAACTTGTTGGCTGATTTGATTGCTGAATGTGATTTTACTCAGGCTGACTTGGAAGACTTGGAAGCTGTGATTTCTGAGAAGAAATCAAGCGCTGTAACAGAAGTAAAATGTAATTGTATGTAA
- the thiD gene encoding bifunctional hydroxymethylpyrimidine kinase/phosphomethylpyrimidine kinase, with protein sequence MTYLPVALTIAGTDPSGGAGIMADLKSFQARDVYGMAVVTSLVAQNTRGVQLIEHVSPQMLKTQLESVFSDIKPQAVKTGMLATTEIMEIIQPYLKMLDCPYVLDPVMVATSGDTLIDTSARSYLKTNLLPLATIITPNLPEAEEIVGFSIHDPEDMQRAGLLILKEFGPQSVVIKGGHLEGGAKDFLFTKDEQFVWESPRIQTCHTHGTGCTFAAVITAELAKGKSLYQAVDKAKAFITKAIQDAPQLGHGSGPVNHTSFKD encoded by the coding sequence ATGACTTATTTACCCGTTGCTTTGACCATTGCAGGGACTGACCCTAGTGGTGGTGCTGGCATTATGGCTGATTTAAAGTCGTTCCAAGCTAGAGATGTCTATGGAATGGCCGTTGTGACCAGTCTTGTCGCTCAAAATACCAGAGGTGTTCAGCTAATCGAACACGTTTCTCCTCAAATGTTGAAAACCCAATTGGAGAGTGTCTTTTCGGATATCAAGCCTCAGGCTGTAAAAACTGGGATGTTGGCAACTACCGAAATCATGGAAATCATCCAACCCTATCTTAAAATGCTGGATTGTCCATACGTCCTTGACCCTGTTATGGTCGCTACGAGCGGAGACACCCTGATTGATACCAGTGCCAGAAGCTACCTAAAAACAAATCTGCTTCCACTTGCAACCATCATCACACCCAATCTTCCTGAGGCAGAAGAGATTGTTGGTTTCTCAATCCATGATCCCGAGGACATGCAGCGTGCTGGTCTCCTGATTTTAAAAGAATTTGGTCCTCAGTCGGTGGTCATCAAAGGTGGCCATCTCGAAGGTGGTGCTAAGGATTTCCTTTTTACCAAGGATGAGCAATTTGTCTGGGAAAGTCCACGAATTCAAACCTGTCATACACATGGTACTGGATGTACCTTTGCTGCTGTGATTACGGCTGAACTAGCCAAGGGCAAAAGTCTTTATCAGGCAGTCGATAAGGCCAAGGCCTTTATCACAAAAGCCATCCAAGATGCTCCTCAACTCGGTCATGGTTCTGGCCCAGTCAACCATACAAGCTTTAAAGATTAA
- the thiE gene encoding thiamine phosphate synthase: MNREALRLYLVTNRYQDSLESFLEKVETACRSGVTIVQLREKNLTTNQYYQLAKQVKKITDAYQVPLIIDDRLDVCLAVDAAGLHIGDDELPVSVARQVLGPDKILGVTAKTVKRAIEAEEGGANYLGTGAIFPTTTKENAPITLISTLKTICQRVVIPVVAIGGLTSENIDQLVGTGIAGVAVVRDLMQAEDIEEKTQAFLTKLDDIIS, encoded by the coding sequence ATGAATAGAGAGGCGCTTAGACTCTATCTAGTAACCAATCGCTACCAAGATTCCTTGGAAAGCTTTCTTGAAAAGGTTGAGACGGCCTGCCGTTCAGGGGTTACCATAGTCCAATTACGAGAAAAAAATCTCACCACCAATCAATACTATCAACTGGCTAAACAAGTCAAGAAAATAACAGATGCATATCAGGTACCCTTGATCATCGATGATCGTTTGGATGTCTGTCTTGCGGTTGATGCTGCTGGTCTGCATATTGGAGACGATGAGCTACCAGTTTCGGTTGCCCGACAAGTCTTGGGTCCTGACAAAATACTTGGTGTCACAGCTAAAACTGTAAAAAGAGCCATCGAGGCAGAAGAAGGAGGGGCGAATTACTTGGGGACAGGAGCCATTTTCCCGACAACCACCAAGGAAAATGCGCCTATCACCCTGATTTCAACCTTAAAAACAATTTGTCAAAGGGTCGTCATTCCAGTAGTTGCTATCGGAGGCTTGACGTCAGAGAACATTGACCAGCTTGTTGGCACTGGAATAGCTGGAGTAGCAGTCGTACGCGATCTGATGCAAGCAGAAGATATAGAGGAAAAAACGCAAGCCTTTTTAACAAAGCTAGATGACATTATTTCCTAA
- a CDS encoding hydroxyethylthiazole kinase, translated as MQELTNPFPLGTTSLIHCITNEISCEMLANGILALGCKPVMADDPREVLDFTKQSQALFINLGHLSAEKEKAIRIAASYAAQVSLPMVVDAVGVTASSIRKSLVKDLLDYRPTVLKGNMSEIRSLVGLKHHGVGVDASAKDQETEDLLQVLKDWCQLYPDMSFLVTGPKDLIVSKNQVAVLGNGCAELDWITGTGDLVGALTAVFLSQGKTAFEASYLAVSYLNISAERIVVQGMGLEDFRYEVLNQLSLLKRDENWLDAIKGDVYE; from the coding sequence TTACCAATGAGATTTCTTGTGAGATGCTAGCAAATGGGATTTTGGCTCTGGGATGCAAACCTGTCATGGCAGATGACCCTCGTGAGGTTCTTGATTTTACTAAGCAAAGCCAGGCACTCTTCATCAATTTGGGGCATTTGTCAGCTGAGAAGGAAAAAGCAATCCGTATAGCAGCTTCTTATGCAGCTCAAGTTTCTCTCCCAATGGTAGTAGATGCGGTTGGCGTAACAGCTTCATCCATTCGTAAGAGCTTAGTTAAAGACCTTTTAGACTATAGACCTACAGTCCTTAAAGGAAATATGTCAGAAATTCGAAGTCTTGTTGGCTTAAAGCACCACGGCGTTGGGGTCGATGCGAGTGCTAAAGATCAAGAAACTGAGGATTTGCTTCAAGTATTGAAAGACTGGTGTCAGCTTTATCCTGATATGTCCTTCTTAGTCACTGGCCCCAAGGACCTCATCGTTTCGAAGAATCAGGTCGCTGTACTGGGAAATGGCTGTGCAGAATTAGACTGGATAACAGGAACAGGAGACCTAGTTGGAGCCTTGACAGCTGTTTTTCTCAGCCAAGGAAAGACCGCATTTGAAGCTTCTTACCTAGCGGTTTCTTATCTCAATATCTCCGCTGAGAGAATAGTTGTTCAAGGAATGGGATTGGAAGATTTTCGATACGAAGTTCTCAATCAGCTTTCACTCCTCAAAAGAGATGAAAATTGGCTAGATGCCATCAAAGGAGATGTTTATGAATAG